In the Helianthus annuus cultivar XRQ/B chromosome 11, HanXRQr2.0-SUNRISE, whole genome shotgun sequence genome, one interval contains:
- the LOC110888871 gene encoding protein FAR1-RELATED SEQUENCE 5-like: MASNAIVDCGDDGPSYQPRGVEHVSPSSGKKTYTPNSPPSMTPVVGMVFDTVDAAYNFYKAYAQAGGWTVRKGTEHSNHGVTVNKYFVCSKEGHKVFKPVDTLSDQPPNRWVRRVPSKRTGCQAEFRIKLNDDKKYVLYYFTEAHNHAFVHEEDLHFLRENRSLTRSHEDMIKKMSNLNIGPVRAFNSMKELCGGFDNVGATKCDFKNFKKELNVFIGEFDAEMLVKRLTRKKEFLPNFTCEYQTTEEGVLKCLFWADEDMKRNFYMFGDVVSFDATYKRNKYNMMFVPFTGIDNHNRNVTLGASIIGSETAETYSWLLNVFKDAFGYAPRVIVTDQDPAMKRAIEDVWPDSRHRLCMWHIMDKLTTKVGPTICANTDFRKRLSAIVWTDSLLPEAFETEWAAVLNEFNLSDHEWLIYIYGLRQSWIPAYYREEEMSGLMRTSSRSESENHFFGKICNPMCTLVEFLSHFDTAVEAQRHEHRKNDHDTRYTSPDIWNPDFVLEKQASETYTRTIFFDVQLEIQHGIHRCASVRLEHIADFIKFYVKDLDQPTTAFYEVMIREEDVTVKCSCNRFEQFGLLCSHVFCVLRILDVREFPRQYILRRWTREAFPNSSPGSILTDGGDPDRSVEVNQCIREISNVTEYVINKLVSKFDEMCNFRDHIKQFMSVADDAQFDAPPKSRRNRFAELLGVAPTETATIRVPIGTRFKGCGSHKRMKSKKEQAISQAGKKQKDASTSKKADVGAEDAEDTDGDAGTSSDDGDDVFYTSETAEDADDEQMLE; this comes from the exons ATGGCGTCAAATGCTATTGTTGATTGCGGTGAtg ACGGCCCCAGTTATCAACCACGTGGCGTAGAACATGTTTCCCCGAGTTCGGGAAAAAAGACATACACTCCAAACTCACCACCCTCGATGACTCCAGTCGTTGGCATGGTTTTTGACACGGTAGATGCTGCCTACAATTTCTACAAAGCATATGCACAGGCGGGTGGCTGGACTGTAAGGAAGGGAACGGAGCATTCAAATCATGGTGTTACAGTAAATAAGTATTTTGTATGCTCAAAAGAGGGCCATAAAGTTTTTAAACCTGTTGACACTTTATCCGATCAGCCTCCTAATAGATGGGTACGTAGGGTACCATCAAAGAGGACTGGTTGCCAAGCGGAGTTTCGAATAAAGTTGAACGATGATAAGAAGTATGTGTTATACTACTTTACAGAGGCGCACAACCACGCTTTCGTGCATGAAGAAGATCTCCACTTTCTCAGGGAAAATAGAAGCCTCACCCGTTCGCACGAGGATATGATAAAGAAGATGTCCAACTTGAATATTGGACCGGTTCGAGCATTCAACAGCATGAAGGAGCTGTGTGGTGGTTTTGATAATGTCGGGGCGACCAAATGTGacttcaaaaattttaaaaaagaaCTCAATGTGTTTATTGGTGAGTTTGATGCCGAGATGCTTGTCAAGCGGCTAACTAGGAAAAAAGAGTTTTTACCTAATTTTACGTGTGAATACCAAACTACTGAGGAAGGTGTTTTGAAGTGTCTGTTCTGGGCTGATGAGGACATGAAAAGAAATTTTTATATGTTCGGTGATGTTGTGTCCTTTGATGCCACGTACAAGCGAAACAA GTATAACATGATGTTCGTCCCTTTCACTGGGATTGACAATCACAATCGGAATGTCACACTTGGTGCTTCTATTATTGGTTCCGAAACAGCTGAGACATATAGTTGGCTACTTAATGTGTTTAAGGACGCATTTGGATATGCACCACGAGTAATTGTTACTGACCAAGACCCTGCGATGAAGAGGGCTATTGAGGATGTTTGGCCTGATTCAAGGCATCGGTTATGCATGTGGCATATCATGGATAAACTTACCACAAAG GTTGGACCAACTATTTGCGCAAACACCGATTTCAGGAAAAGGTTGTCTGCAATTGTCTGGACGGATTCTTTATTGCCTGAAGCCTTTGAGACCGAATGGGCGGCTGTATTAAATGAGTTTAACTTATCCGACCACGAATGgctcatatatatatatgggcTTCGTCAGTCATGGATCCCAGCGTATTATCGTGAAGAAGAAATGTCGGGTCTTATGCGCACGTCTTCCCGATCCGAAAGCGAGAACCATTTCTTTGGTAAGATATGCAATCCCATGTGTACTTTGGTGGAGTTTCTCAGCCACTTTGACACGGCTGTTGAGGCCCAAAGGCACGAGCACCGTAAGAACGACCATGATACCCGTTATACTTCGCCCGATATATGGAATCCTGATTTTGTTCTTGAGAAACAAGCATCCGAGACATATACCAGAACGATTTTTTTTGATGTTCAATTGGAAATTCAACACGGTATTCACCGGTGTGCTAGCGTCAGATTAGAGCATATTGCtgattttatcaagttttatgtCAAGGATCTAGATCAGCCAACAACTGCATTTTATGAG GTCATGATACGTGAGGAGGACGTTACAGTTAAATGCAGCTGTAACAGGTTTGAGCAGTTTGGGCTATTGTGCAGTCATGTTTTTTGTGTTTTGAGGATTCTAGATGTAAGGGAGTTTCCTAGACAATATATTTTGAGGCGGTGGACTCGCGAAGCATTTCCAAATAGTTCACCCGGGTCCATCCTTACTGATGGGGGCGATCCAGATCGGAGCGTTGAGGTCAACCAGTGCATTCGTGAGATTAGTAATGTAACCGAGTATGTTATAAATAAGTTGGTATCCAAGTTTGACGAGATGTGTAATTTTCGTGACCACATCAAGCAGTTTATGTCAGTTGCTGATGACGCTCAGTTTGACGCCCCTCCTAAGTCAAGACGTAATAGGTTTGCCGAACTACTTGGTGTTGCTCCTACGGAAACGGCGACTATTCGTGTTCCTATTGGTACTAGGTTTAAGGGCTGTGGATCACATAAACGCATGAAATCTAAAAAGGAGCAAGCTATAAGTCAAGCTGGGAAGAAAC AAAAGGATGCAAGCACTTCAAAGAAGGCTGATGTTGGTGCTGAAGACGCAGAAGATACTGATGGAGATGCTGGAACTAGCTCAGATGATGGGGATGATGTGTTTTACACATCAGAAACAGCTGAAGATGCAGATGACGAACAGATGCTGGAGTAG